A portion of the Thermosediminibacter oceani DSM 16646 genome contains these proteins:
- a CDS encoding GNAT family N-acetyltransferase, translating into MSIRYEVISEDNVFCIKDLCNELMAYQKSIAHIHPEFFDNMRFETRMIPSIKSAKANYIIVAKDGDEIIGYAYSNISPKEIYSKGFATLDCDSFFDLDSVKSHDVGCLSQIYIKEGYRNKGIGSVLFEKSMDWLRSFKSISDIFIFVSNGNDNALKFYLNKGFKMSHQILDGFIIVLRLFIA; encoded by the coding sequence ATGAGTATCCGTTATGAAGTTATTTCCGAAGATAATGTTTTTTGCATTAAGGATTTGTGCAATGAGTTAATGGCTTATCAAAAATCAATCGCACATATCCACCCTGAGTTTTTTGATAACATGCGTTTTGAAACTAGAATGATTCCATCCATCAAGAGTGCTAAAGCTAACTATATAATAGTAGCTAAAGATGGTGATGAAATTATCGGATACGCGTACAGCAATATTTCACCAAAGGAGATATATTCTAAGGGTTTTGCTACGTTAGACTGTGATTCCTTCTTTGACCTTGATTCTGTAAAGAGTCATGACGTAGGTTGTCTTTCGCAGATTTATATAAAAGAAGGTTATCGCAATAAGGGCATCGGCAGCGTTTTGTTTGAAAAGTCTATGGATTGGTTGAGATCATTTAAGTCGATAAGCGATATCTTTATCTTTGTATCAAATGGAAACGATAATGCGTTAAAATTCTATCTTAATAAAGGTTTCAAAATGAGTCACCAGATACTCGATGGGTTTATTATAGTATTAAGACTGTTTATTGCATAA
- the glmS gene encoding glutamine--fructose-6-phosphate transaminase (isomerizing) has translation MCGIVGYVGDREAAPILIDGLKRLEYRGYDSAGIAVYNSHSTKVVKSEGKIKVLEDKIGGAYPEGRMGIGHTRWATHGRPSDINAHPHGDCSGDFIVVHNGIIENFQELKEWLESQGHKFQSETDTEVVPHLIEHFYDGDLFRAVRMAVNKLEGSFALGVISRKEPGTLVAARKSSPLIVGLGNGENFVASDIPAILQYTRSVYILEDGEMARITKDSVEITDFEGNPVSKEVFQVKWDAVAAEKGGYPHFMLKEIHEQPKALQDTMTGRLYPDKGEVRLDDIKMTKEGLESLKKVFIVACGTAYHAGVVGKYVIEKLARIPVEVDLASEFRYREPMVGKDTLVIVISQSGETADTLAALRESKKLGARVLAITNVVGSSVSREADDVLYTWAGPEIAVASTKAYSTQLVALNLIALHFAKLLGTISDEEFREIALAMKKLPDQAKAILDAEGEIKKMAERYADREHIFYIGRGLDYAVAMEGALKLKEISYIHAEAYAAGELKHGTLALITEGVPVISLVTQDHLYEKTLSNIIEVKARGAAVIALANEGDEEITKSVDHVIYIPRTHQMLTPVLSVVPLQLFAYYAAVARGCDVDKPRNLAKSVTVE, from the coding sequence ATGTGCGGAATTGTCGGCTATGTGGGAGACAGGGAAGCCGCTCCCATTCTGATAGATGGGCTGAAAAGGTTGGAGTACAGGGGGTACGATTCAGCGGGTATCGCCGTATATAACTCTCACAGCACGAAAGTGGTGAAGAGCGAAGGCAAGATAAAGGTCCTGGAAGACAAGATAGGAGGGGCTTACCCGGAAGGCCGCATGGGCATAGGGCACACCCGTTGGGCCACCCATGGCAGGCCGTCCGACATCAACGCCCATCCTCACGGTGACTGTTCCGGGGATTTCATCGTGGTGCACAACGGCATCATCGAGAACTTCCAAGAGCTCAAGGAATGGCTCGAATCCCAGGGTCATAAATTCCAATCAGAGACCGATACGGAAGTCGTGCCCCACCTAATAGAGCACTTTTACGATGGAGACCTGTTCCGGGCAGTGAGGATGGCGGTAAACAAACTGGAAGGCTCCTTCGCCCTCGGGGTGATTTCCCGCAAGGAGCCGGGGACCCTGGTGGCTGCGAGGAAGTCCAGCCCCCTCATCGTGGGCCTCGGCAACGGAGAAAATTTCGTGGCATCGGATATACCGGCCATACTCCAGTATACCCGTAGCGTTTACATCCTCGAGGACGGCGAGATGGCCAGGATTACCAAGGACAGCGTCGAGATTACGGACTTTGAAGGAAACCCGGTATCCAAGGAAGTATTCCAGGTCAAGTGGGATGCCGTCGCCGCTGAAAAAGGCGGTTACCCCCACTTCATGCTGAAGGAGATCCACGAACAGCCGAAAGCACTACAGGATACCATGACCGGCAGGCTTTACCCCGATAAGGGCGAGGTGCGCCTCGACGACATAAAGATGACGAAAGAGGGACTGGAAAGCCTTAAAAAGGTATTCATAGTGGCCTGCGGCACCGCCTACCACGCCGGCGTCGTAGGCAAGTACGTGATCGAAAAACTCGCCCGTATACCGGTAGAAGTCGACCTGGCATCGGAATTCCGCTACAGGGAACCCATGGTCGGCAAGGACACGCTGGTGATAGTAATCAGCCAGTCCGGGGAAACCGCCGACACACTGGCGGCCCTGCGCGAATCCAAAAAACTGGGCGCCAGAGTGCTGGCAATAACCAACGTTGTAGGCAGCTCCGTTTCCCGGGAGGCCGACGACGTGCTCTACACATGGGCCGGCCCCGAAATCGCCGTGGCTTCCACCAAGGCGTACAGCACCCAGCTCGTGGCCTTGAACCTGATAGCTCTCCACTTTGCGAAACTCCTCGGAACCATTTCCGACGAGGAGTTTAGGGAAATCGCGCTGGCCATGAAAAAGCTGCCCGACCAGGCGAAGGCCATCCTAGACGCAGAAGGCGAGATCAAGAAGATGGCAGAAAGGTATGCGGACAGGGAACACATCTTTTACATCGGACGGGGCCTTGACTACGCGGTAGCCATGGAAGGTGCCCTGAAGCTCAAGGAAATCTCCTACATCCACGCCGAGGCCTATGCCGCAGGCGAGCTGAAGCACGGCACCCTGGCCCTCATAACCGAAGGAGTGCCGGTGATATCCCTGGTGACCCAGGATCACCTCTATGAAAAGACCCTGAGCAATATAATAGAGGTCAAAGCCAGGGGCGCGGCAGTAATAGCCTTAGCCAACGAGGGCGACGAAGAGATCACAAAATCGGTGGACCACGTCATATACATCCCCAGGACACACCAAATGCTGACACCGGTGCTGTCAGTTGTGCCTTTGCAGCTTTTTGCCTACTACGCTGCGGTGGCAAGAGGCTGCGACGTGGATAAACCAAGGAACCTGGCAAAAAGCGTAACGGTGGAATAA
- the glmM gene encoding phosphoglucosamine mutase, with the protein MTERLFGTDGVRGIANKELTPLLAYHLGRAGAYVLSETHDKPTVVVGRDTRISGDMLESALIAGICSVGANVLRVGVMPTPAVAFLTRHFGADAGVVISASHNPVEYNGIKFFNGEGFKLPDAMEDEIEALVKGPDGRIQSPTGPAVGRVVTEDGLHPYADFIKSAAGTDFRGLKVAIDCANGAAYRVAPLVFRELGAEVFVINDRPDGCNINVNCGSTSPEVIAGFVREVGADVGLSFDGDADRLIAVDEKGQVVDGDHIMAVCAEYMNRKGLLKNGTVVATVMSNMGFEVALKKAGIKTVRTKVGDRYVLEEMLKGGYNLGGEQSGHIIFLDHNTTGDGLLTAVKLLSVMVEEAKPLSELRNIMKVYPQILVNVEVKDKAGYAKSTSIKEAVEETEALLGENGRIVVRPSGTEPLIRVMVEGEDEKVIKDLAHRLAEVIRKELS; encoded by the coding sequence ATGACGGAAAGACTTTTCGGCACCGACGGAGTAAGGGGTATAGCCAATAAGGAGCTGACACCGTTACTTGCTTATCACCTAGGAAGAGCGGGGGCTTACGTGCTCTCTGAAACCCATGATAAACCCACGGTAGTGGTGGGCAGGGACACCCGCATATCCGGAGATATGCTGGAGTCGGCTCTCATTGCCGGTATATGTTCTGTGGGAGCCAACGTACTCAGGGTGGGGGTGATGCCCACTCCCGCCGTGGCTTTTTTAACCCGCCATTTCGGCGCCGACGCCGGAGTGGTCATTTCTGCGTCCCACAACCCCGTAGAATACAACGGCATAAAGTTTTTCAACGGCGAAGGCTTCAAGCTGCCCGACGCTATGGAGGATGAGATCGAGGCCCTGGTTAAGGGTCCCGACGGCCGCATACAAAGCCCCACGGGGCCGGCCGTGGGCAGGGTGGTGACCGAGGACGGCCTGCACCCCTACGCCGATTTTATAAAATCCGCGGCGGGGACGGATTTCAGGGGTCTGAAGGTAGCCATCGACTGTGCCAACGGCGCTGCGTACCGAGTGGCTCCGCTGGTGTTCCGCGAGCTTGGGGCTGAAGTTTTCGTGATAAACGACCGCCCCGACGGCTGCAACATCAACGTCAACTGTGGCTCGACCAGCCCCGAGGTTATCGCCGGGTTTGTGAGGGAAGTAGGGGCCGATGTGGGCCTATCCTTTGACGGAGACGCCGACCGGCTTATCGCCGTGGACGAAAAGGGCCAGGTGGTCGACGGAGACCACATCATGGCCGTATGTGCCGAATACATGAACCGCAAAGGGCTGCTCAAAAACGGCACTGTTGTCGCCACCGTAATGAGCAACATGGGCTTTGAGGTCGCCCTCAAAAAGGCCGGCATAAAGACGGTGAGGACCAAAGTGGGCGACCGCTACGTGCTGGAAGAAATGTTAAAGGGAGGCTACAACTTAGGCGGCGAGCAGTCAGGCCACATAATATTCCTCGACCACAATACCACCGGGGACGGTCTCCTTACCGCCGTAAAGCTGCTTTCGGTGATGGTGGAGGAAGCAAAGCCCCTCTCCGAGCTGAGGAACATAATGAAGGTCTATCCCCAGATTTTGGTGAACGTAGAGGTGAAGGATAAAGCAGGGTACGCCAAAAGCACGAGTATCAAGGAAGCAGTCGAAGAAACTGAAGCACTGTTGGGCGAAAACGGCCGCATTGTGGTGCGTCCTTCCGGCACCGAACCCCTTATCCGGGTCATGGTGGAAGGAGAGGACGAGAAGGTCATTAAAGATCTGGCCCACCGGCTGGCCGAAGTGATAAGAAAGGAACTTTCTTAA
- a CDS encoding VanZ family protein: protein MIITSVAFVKSLIFELIQLISGIGNFDIDDLILNSFGAMVGFIVYVRWIKCVKNYSL from the coding sequence ATGATAATAACCAGCGTTGCTTTTGTCAAAAGTTTAATCTTTGAATTGATACAGTTGATATCCGGCATAGGGAATTTTGATATAGATGACTTGATTTTAAATTCATTTGGTGCAATGGTAGGGTTTATCGTATATGTGAGGTGGATAAAATGCGTAAAAAATTATTCTTTGTAG
- the istA gene encoding IS21 family transposase: MTHIDNIRKAFFMKGQNISEIAREFQKDRKTIRKYIYQEDWNTRVKVEEVKHTFPKLDPFKADIDQWLEEDKKARKKQRHTAKRIYDRLCEKYQDKFNCSYRTVAGYVAMRKKELYQDNSCRLPLEHIPGEAQVDFGEADFYENGTLHHGFYLNLSFPYSNVGYTQLFKGENQECLFQGLKDIFEHLGGVPRKLWFDNASTIVKLSKNGERKLTDAFLRFKQHYGFEAVFCNPASGHEKGNVENKVGYHRRNLLVPVPRFERLEDFNRELLRLCDQDMHREHYRKEASIAELFNEDRKALLELPTVPYEVAGYITVKTNAYAKFSLNGGKHLYSTAPKYANSRVLVKITAHEVIPLDESHREIVRHRRLYGDNKQESMDWLPYLTQLSRCPGALKYSGIYSMLPDPLREYLDGLSKSERGKALKALAVLCTKSSFEQAVNAVAEALLYGVQDLDSLVAIHNRITGITPQLEPVKIPEGVPELTAFRFNAEDYDKAFLKGGANLC, translated from the coding sequence ATGACCCATATTGATAATATCAGAAAAGCGTTCTTTATGAAAGGGCAAAATATCAGCGAGATAGCCCGGGAGTTCCAAAAAGACCGAAAAACTATACGCAAGTATATTTATCAAGAAGACTGGAACACCAGGGTTAAAGTTGAAGAAGTTAAACATACCTTCCCAAAACTCGACCCTTTCAAGGCGGATATAGATCAGTGGCTTGAAGAAGATAAAAAAGCTCGCAAAAAGCAGAGGCATACCGCCAAAAGGATTTATGACAGGCTCTGTGAAAAATACCAAGATAAGTTTAACTGTTCTTACCGCACCGTAGCAGGCTACGTAGCCATGAGAAAAAAAGAATTGTACCAGGACAACTCATGTCGTCTGCCGCTGGAACATATCCCGGGTGAAGCGCAGGTGGATTTCGGTGAGGCAGACTTTTACGAAAACGGGACGCTGCATCACGGATTTTATCTGAACCTGTCGTTTCCCTACAGTAACGTAGGATATACCCAGCTTTTCAAGGGAGAAAACCAGGAATGCCTGTTTCAGGGACTTAAGGACATATTTGAACACTTGGGGGGAGTACCCCGTAAGCTATGGTTTGATAACGCCAGCACTATCGTGAAACTCTCGAAAAATGGAGAGCGCAAACTGACCGACGCCTTCCTGAGGTTCAAGCAGCACTATGGTTTTGAAGCGGTATTCTGTAACCCTGCTTCCGGCCATGAAAAGGGTAATGTGGAAAACAAGGTGGGATACCACCGACGTAACCTTCTAGTTCCGGTCCCCAGGTTTGAAAGACTAGAGGATTTTAACCGCGAACTTTTACGATTATGCGACCAGGACATGCACCGCGAACACTACCGGAAGGAAGCATCCATAGCCGAACTTTTTAATGAAGACCGTAAGGCTCTGCTTGAGCTGCCTACCGTTCCTTACGAGGTAGCCGGTTACATAACAGTCAAAACCAACGCCTACGCCAAATTCAGCTTGAACGGTGGAAAGCACCTATACTCTACCGCCCCCAAATACGCCAACAGCCGGGTGCTTGTAAAGATAACAGCCCATGAGGTCATACCGCTGGATGAGAGCCACCGGGAAATCGTGCGCCACCGGCGGCTTTACGGGGACAACAAGCAAGAAAGCATGGACTGGCTGCCATATCTTACCCAGCTTTCCCGCTGTCCGGGAGCCCTTAAGTATTCGGGAATATACAGCATGCTGCCGGACCCACTCCGGGAATACCTCGACGGCTTAAGCAAAAGTGAGCGCGGCAAAGCGCTCAAGGCTTTGGCTGTGCTTTGTACCAAAAGCAGTTTTGAACAGGCTGTGAACGCTGTAGCCGAGGCTCTCCTTTACGGAGTGCAGGATTTAGACAGCCTCGTAGCCATCCATAACAGGATAACGGGTATAACCCCGCAGTTGGAGCCGGTAAAGATTCCGGAAGGGGTTCCTGAACTCACTGCATTCCGCTTCAATGCAGAAGACTATGACAAAGCCTTTCTGAAAGGCGGTGCCAATTTATGCTGA
- a CDS encoding putative immunity protein, which translates to MQNPKCARKAALAYHAAARNAFDESAVAAARACGHAAATAHVATHLFMRLFML; encoded by the coding sequence ATGCAAAATCCCAAGTGTGCTCGTAAAGCCGCATTAGCATATCATGCTGCCGCAAGAAACGCTTTTGATGAGTCAGCAGTTGCTGCTGCTCGCGCTTGCGGACATGCAGCAGCAACCGCTCATGTAGCAACTCATCTATTCATGCGGCTATTTATGCTGTAA
- a CDS encoding IS3 family transposase, translating into MVIQMLLEQKHYPVSALCKITGISRSAYYKWKHREKSQNELQNEKLLVLIREAYEERDGILGYRQMTIKLRREHQLKVNHKRIYRLMKVMGLKSVCRKKKYNYIKSTPEVIAENVLNRDFKAEHTCEKWLTDVTEFKYGNGQKAYLSAILDLADRSIVSYVIGHSNNNALVFETFDLAVASHPDAKPIFHSDRGFQYTNKTFKSKLDKAGMTQSMSRVGRCIDNGPMEGFWGILKSEMYYLHKFDDYDSLKKAIEEYIDYYNTRRYQKRLKCMTPIEYRNYLAGMQHKESTNHF; encoded by the coding sequence CTGGTTATCCAGATGCTTTTAGAACAAAAACACTACCCTGTTTCAGCTCTATGTAAAATCACAGGAATCAGCAGATCTGCCTACTACAAGTGGAAACATAGGGAAAAAAGCCAAAATGAACTTCAAAATGAGAAGCTGCTTGTTCTTATCAGGGAAGCATACGAGGAAAGAGATGGTATACTAGGTTACAGGCAAATGACAATCAAGCTTCGCCGTGAACATCAACTTAAGGTTAATCATAAACGAATTTATCGACTGATGAAAGTAATGGGTTTAAAATCAGTATGCAGGAAAAAGAAATATAACTACATAAAGTCAACTCCAGAAGTTATCGCAGAGAATGTACTAAATCGGGATTTCAAGGCAGAACATACATGTGAGAAATGGCTTACGGATGTAACGGAATTCAAATATGGTAATGGCCAGAAAGCATATCTTAGCGCAATTCTTGACCTTGCAGATAGAAGCATAGTATCTTACGTTATTGGCCATTCAAACAACAATGCACTTGTGTTTGAGACTTTTGATTTGGCAGTTGCTAGCCATCCTGATGCAAAACCCATCTTCCATAGTGACCGTGGCTTCCAATATACCAATAAAACCTTTAAGTCAAAACTGGATAAGGCAGGAATGACCCAGAGTATGTCTAGGGTAGGCCGCTGCATAGATAATGGCCCTATGGAGGGATTCTGGGGAATTCTGAAATCGGAGATGTATTACTTACATAAGTTTGATGACTATGATAGCTTGAAAAAAGCGATTGAGGAATACATAGATTACTACAATACAAGGAGATATCAGAAACGTTTAAAATGCATGACGCCAATTGAGTATCGCAACTATCTTGCCGGTATGCAGCATAAAGAAAGCACCAACCATTTTTGA
- the cdaA gene encoding diadenylate cyclase CdaA gives MSLQLFELFKGFRLMDLLDIAIVAYVSYKAIQLIRGTRAVQLLRGLIVFVVFTKVSEWLGLYTINWLLKNATTVGVIALLVVFQPELRRALEQLGRSRFFASPLFGLGEEDLHRLIDNLAEAAEELSKNKIGALIVLERQTGLNEYIETGVNIGGYVTAELLINIFIPNTPLHDGAVIIRNDKIMAAGCYFPLTENPNLSKELGTRHRAALGVTEQSDAVAIIVSEETGVISVAKEGKLSRYLDVKTLKNMLKEVYQLNEKKPNLLYWRRLNG, from the coding sequence ATGTCTTTACAGCTTTTTGAGCTTTTCAAGGGCTTCCGGTTGATGGACCTTCTCGATATAGCCATTGTGGCTTACGTTTCTTACAAGGCGATACAGCTCATCCGCGGCACGCGGGCGGTGCAGCTCTTAAGAGGCCTCATTGTATTCGTGGTATTTACAAAGGTGAGCGAATGGCTCGGCCTTTACACCATAAACTGGCTGTTGAAGAACGCCACGACCGTCGGTGTCATAGCGCTTCTCGTCGTATTCCAGCCGGAGTTGAGGCGAGCCCTGGAACAGCTGGGCAGGAGCAGGTTTTTCGCAAGCCCGCTCTTCGGCCTGGGGGAAGAGGATCTGCACCGGCTCATCGATAACCTGGCGGAGGCCGCCGAGGAGCTTTCAAAAAACAAAATAGGTGCACTCATAGTATTGGAAAGGCAGACCGGCCTCAACGAGTATATCGAGACCGGCGTCAATATAGGGGGTTATGTGACGGCAGAACTCCTGATCAATATATTCATACCCAATACCCCCCTTCACGACGGAGCAGTTATAATACGCAATGACAAGATAATGGCTGCGGGCTGCTACTTTCCCCTGACGGAAAACCCCAACCTCAGCAAGGAGCTGGGCACCAGGCACAGGGCGGCTTTGGGCGTTACGGAGCAGTCCGACGCCGTGGCCATAATAGTTTCGGAGGAAACCGGCGTAATATCCGTGGCTAAAGAAGGTAAGCTGAGCCGCTACCTGGACGTTAAGACCCTGAAGAACATGCTTAAAGAAGTTTACCAGCTGAACGAGAAAAAGCCAAACCTCTTGTATTGGAGGAGATTAAATGGGTAG
- a CDS encoding CdaR family protein, whose amino-acid sequence MGRFFSSDMVLKVISVLVALVMWMYVMNEQNPQVTYVVRDVPVQLKNLDDSKLALKDPTQQYFVNVKVRARRSIIADLKPENIVAEANLRGRMEGENMLPISVYVPANVELLDFSPKEIMVTLEAVIEEQLPVYVDVKGVPAEGFAAKTPGASPQAVLVRGPRTLVNSLKKAVVEVDVTGKNGVVTATLPVRVVDAKDNELRGVTFRPDTVEVTVPIVPVSTVTVKPDVRGQPLEGFAVRDVRVEPSVVIITGSSGTLRDIREIPTKPVNISGLDKSVAVDTELQMPGGVMPFDENMNKVRVVVDIEKVTSGVLSFTSSDINFRNLGEGLKAVPEEGEFMLTVRGPESIIEKVDKNIVKIYADASGLGEGEYYLRIKAEAPEPYRIVRIEPENVRVTIQRL is encoded by the coding sequence ATGGGTAGGTTTTTCTCCAGCGACATGGTCTTGAAGGTTATATCCGTGCTGGTGGCCTTGGTCATGTGGATGTACGTGATGAACGAGCAGAATCCCCAAGTAACCTATGTGGTCAGGGACGTGCCCGTGCAGTTGAAAAACCTGGACGATTCAAAGCTGGCCCTGAAGGACCCTACCCAGCAGTATTTCGTAAACGTCAAGGTAAGGGCAAGGCGCAGCATAATAGCGGATCTAAAGCCCGAGAATATCGTGGCTGAGGCAAACCTCCGGGGGCGAATGGAGGGCGAAAACATGCTGCCGATCAGCGTGTACGTCCCTGCAAACGTGGAACTGCTGGATTTTTCCCCGAAGGAAATCATGGTGACCCTCGAAGCAGTAATCGAGGAGCAGTTGCCGGTATACGTGGATGTAAAGGGAGTGCCCGCCGAAGGTTTTGCCGCCAAGACACCTGGAGCGTCACCCCAGGCCGTGCTGGTGAGGGGACCTAGGACTCTGGTAAATTCTCTCAAAAAAGCCGTGGTGGAAGTTGACGTCACGGGGAAAAACGGCGTGGTTACCGCCACCCTGCCCGTTAGGGTCGTGGATGCCAAGGACAACGAACTAAGGGGCGTCACCTTCAGACCAGACACGGTGGAGGTCACCGTGCCCATAGTGCCCGTATCCACGGTAACTGTAAAGCCCGACGTTAGGGGTCAGCCACTGGAAGGCTTCGCAGTAAGAGATGTAAGGGTTGAGCCCTCGGTGGTCATAATAACCGGCAGCAGCGGCACCCTCAGGGACATCAGGGAAATTCCCACAAAACCCGTGAACATCAGCGGCCTTGACAAAAGCGTCGCTGTTGACACCGAATTGCAGATGCCCGGGGGTGTCATGCCCTTCGATGAAAACATGAACAAGGTGAGGGTGGTAGTTGACATAGAGAAGGTGACATCTGGCGTCCTGAGCTTTACGAGCAGCGATATAAACTTTCGAAACCTGGGCGAGGGGTTGAAAGCCGTACCTGAAGAGGGAGAATTCATGTTGACAGTCCGGGGACCTGAGAGTATTATAGAGAAAGTAGATAAAAACATAGTGAAGATATACGCCGACGCATCGGGACTCGGGGAGGGTGAGTATTACCTCAGGATTAAAGCTGAAGCACCCGAACCCTACCGGATAGTAAGGATAGAGCCCGAAAACGTAAGGGTAACGATACAAAGACTGTAG
- a CDS encoding potassium transporter TrkG, whose translation MYNGSVWGSTAGGIKNIRILLIFKIIRNAVLNIVHPRAVYSVRDGGMGVKKETKMEVLIYFVMYMIIFFSAVVIVALDGKDIVTTFTSVVANLCNVGPGLERVGPAGIFRIFLFE comes from the coding sequence ATGTATAATGGTAGCGTGTGGGGTTCTACGGCCGGTGGCATTAAAAACATAAGGATTTTGCTGATATTTAAAATAATAAGAAATGCCGTTTTGAATATAGTCCACCCTCGTGCGGTATATAGCGTCAGGGACGGTGGCATGGGAGTTAAGAAGGAAACGAAAATGGAAGTTCTGATTTATTTTGTGATGTATATGATCATATTTTTCTCTGCTGTGGTGATCGTTGCTTTGGACGGGAAAGATATTGTAACCACCTTCACGTCCGTTGTTGCCAACTTGTGTAACGTCGGACCGGGGCTTGAGAGGGTGGGACCTGCCGGAATTTTTCGGATTTTCCTATTTGAGTAA
- a CDS encoding winged helix-turn-helix transcriptional regulator — translation MYKNSFDNCPLTFALNLIGGKWRLPIIWALSKNGTMRYNELRRSIHGITNMMLTQSLRELELYGIISRKQYMEIPPRVEYFLTDNGKNLIPALKALAHWGKEMKTFFLHNQPPLQHK, via the coding sequence ATGTATAAAAATAGCTTCGACAACTGCCCATTAACATTTGCTTTAAACCTCATCGGGGGAAAGTGGAGATTACCTATAATTTGGGCATTAAGTAAAAATGGCACTATGCGATATAACGAATTAAGAAGGAGTATTCATGGAATCACCAACATGATGCTAACCCAATCGTTGAGGGAATTAGAGCTGTACGGCATTATTAGCCGAAAGCAATATATGGAAATACCGCCTCGCGTTGAATATTTCTTGACTGATAATGGAAAAAATCTTATTCCGGCTCTTAAAGCACTAGCTCATTGGGGCAAGGAAATGAAAACGTTTTTTTTGCATAACCAACCGCCTTTACAGCATAAATAG
- the istB gene encoding IS21-like element helper ATPase IstB: MLKDEIAACCKALKLSRNLVENCDKIEAQSHEEYLLKLLRLELEHRDASRKDRLLKNAGFYTIKTFAGYIFDEIKLPQGLTPQDLKDCKFLEEKKNLILYGNVGTGKTHLATAIGVEACKKGYNVKFFRTAALVNRLVEARKGGELSGLLKQLSKPDLLICDEWGYVPLDREGAQLLFQVISDCYERRSVVITTNLEFSRWASIFYDEQMTAAMIDRLIHHSYLLIFDGQSYRMRQSLMRQLS, encoded by the coding sequence ATGCTGAAGGACGAAATCGCCGCCTGCTGTAAAGCATTAAAACTCAGCCGCAATCTAGTGGAAAACTGCGACAAGATCGAGGCTCAAAGCCATGAAGAATACCTGCTGAAGCTGCTAAGATTAGAACTGGAGCACAGAGACGCAAGCCGAAAGGACAGGCTTTTGAAAAATGCGGGCTTTTACACGATAAAGACCTTTGCCGGCTACATATTCGATGAAATCAAACTCCCGCAGGGGCTTACACCGCAGGACCTAAAAGATTGCAAATTTCTCGAAGAAAAGAAAAACCTGATCCTTTACGGCAACGTGGGAACCGGCAAAACCCATCTTGCCACCGCCATCGGTGTGGAGGCCTGTAAAAAAGGCTACAACGTAAAGTTTTTCCGCACTGCAGCGCTGGTAAACCGGCTGGTGGAAGCCCGGAAGGGAGGTGAACTTTCCGGGTTACTGAAACAGCTTTCCAAACCAGATCTTCTGATCTGCGACGAATGGGGCTATGTTCCTTTGGACCGCGAAGGAGCGCAGCTACTTTTTCAGGTGATTTCGGACTGCTATGAACGTCGCAGTGTAGTAATTACCACTAACCTGGAATTCAGCCGCTGGGCGAGCATTTTCTACGATGAGCAGATGACAGCAGCAATGATTGACCGGCTAATACACCACAGTTACCTATTGATCTTTGATGGTCAAAGCTACCGGATGAGGCAATCACTCATGAGGCAATTAAGTTAA